From Verrucomicrobiota bacterium JB022, one genomic window encodes:
- the glnD gene encoding [protein-PII] uridylyltransferase gives MATALPHPEKFYQSMRRQAERLELDVLEADPKTRLKRYREYLERGHHLTERYHHQGASGLKVCNCRSIVMDVLLENLLRLALRQWESTSGKPPAAEGALMALGGYGRMELCPHSDIDIMFLYPTKTRKDFGVFQKAVADTVLYLMWDLGLKVGHSTRTPKEAMQEAEADVQSKNSMIEGRYVAGAQELVRKFQREYDRYIRKDDAETYIDARRKDQESRRAKFGDTVFLQEPDLKNGVGGLRDYHNILWMARLKFDSRDLEDLVTKGLLRKNEQEALVKAYDFILRTRNELHYQSKRPTDTLSLERQPKVAWAIGYRQHEIFRRVELFMRDYYRHAKHIHRMAEYLEERLALEARESVSFREVVNSRRQLRKPYADGLILRGRTLEAENSFIFREDPVRLIRIFRHAQQLGADFDFELTRLIEDSVGLIDRKVRESPDAAKSFRTLLQERGNVYPYLYRMHTHGVLQKYMPEWAELYCLVQHEFYHRYTADEHTLNTIKELDDIFALENPGLTAKYREALEATHTPSLLYLVLLLHDIGKSRGISDHAANGAEMAVEILARLQVVPDMREKIRALITQHLEMARFWQRYDVDDPRSIAAFKELVEDSQQLRYLYAMTYCDARGTTPELWNSYKDALHTQLYQASLRAFGHSTGVGSSATMTTKETIIEQLPDLSEEEIEAHYNLLPERYFVSTVAEEIGLHLRMVHKLLHNIAEADSLGSLVPVIEWQDDVNLGMSVVQVVTWDRAGLFYKLAGAFSVAGLSIISSKALTRADHITIDTFYVCEPDGGIVRDPDAKRIFQKNLEEALLSNVDLMPRIEKLAKEHQRNSYLRRNERLRAPLPPRVDVYHELNLRRTIIEVQATDVIGLLYRLSKAIYDHGFDITFARISTERNVAVDTFYIEPASYQRTSNSENLLALRTRLNEIVESISGMEDVL, from the coding sequence GTGGCTACTGCTCTGCCCCATCCCGAAAAGTTTTATCAAAGCATGCGTCGCCAGGCCGAACGTCTGGAGCTCGACGTATTGGAGGCCGACCCGAAGACGCGTCTGAAGCGCTACCGCGAATATCTGGAACGCGGGCACCACTTGACGGAGCGCTACCATCACCAGGGGGCCAGCGGCCTCAAGGTATGCAACTGCCGCAGCATCGTGATGGACGTATTGCTGGAAAACCTGCTGCGCCTGGCCCTGCGCCAGTGGGAGAGCACCAGCGGCAAGCCACCCGCCGCCGAGGGCGCGTTGATGGCGCTGGGCGGCTACGGGCGCATGGAGCTGTGCCCGCATAGCGATATCGACATCATGTTCCTCTACCCCACGAAGACGCGGAAGGATTTTGGCGTTTTCCAGAAGGCGGTCGCCGATACCGTGCTCTACCTGATGTGGGATCTGGGGCTGAAGGTGGGCCACAGCACCCGCACCCCCAAAGAGGCGATGCAGGAGGCCGAAGCCGACGTGCAGAGCAAGAACAGCATGATCGAGGGCCGTTACGTGGCCGGCGCGCAAGAGCTGGTGCGCAAGTTCCAGCGCGAGTACGACCGCTACATCCGCAAGGACGATGCCGAGACCTACATCGACGCCCGCCGCAAAGACCAGGAAAGCCGCCGCGCGAAGTTTGGCGACACCGTCTTTCTCCAGGAGCCCGACCTCAAGAACGGCGTGGGCGGCCTGCGCGACTACCACAACATCCTCTGGATGGCTCGGCTAAAATTTGACAGCCGCGATCTCGAGGACTTGGTGACCAAAGGCCTCTTGCGCAAAAATGAACAGGAAGCGCTCGTCAAAGCTTACGACTTTATTTTGCGCACCCGCAACGAGCTGCACTACCAGAGCAAGCGCCCAACCGATACCTTGAGCCTGGAGCGCCAGCCCAAGGTCGCTTGGGCCATCGGCTACCGCCAGCACGAGATTTTCCGCCGGGTCGAGCTGTTCATGCGCGACTACTACCGCCACGCGAAGCACATCCACCGCATGGCCGAGTATCTGGAAGAGCGGCTGGCCCTGGAAGCACGCGAAAGCGTCTCCTTCCGCGAGGTGGTCAACAGCCGCCGCCAGCTCCGCAAGCCGTATGCAGACGGGCTGATCCTGCGCGGGCGCACGCTGGAGGCGGAGAATTCTTTCATCTTCCGCGAAGACCCGGTGCGCCTGATCCGCATCTTCCGCCACGCTCAACAGTTGGGTGCCGATTTCGACTTCGAGCTGACGCGCCTGATCGAGGATTCCGTGGGCCTGATCGACCGGAAGGTGCGCGAAAGCCCGGATGCGGCCAAATCGTTCCGCACCCTGCTACAGGAGCGCGGCAACGTCTACCCCTACCTCTACCGCATGCACACCCACGGCGTGCTTCAGAAATACATGCCGGAGTGGGCGGAGCTGTACTGTCTCGTGCAGCACGAATTTTACCACCGTTACACCGCCGACGAGCACACCCTCAATACGATCAAGGAGCTCGACGACATCTTTGCGCTGGAGAACCCGGGCCTCACGGCCAAGTACCGCGAAGCCCTGGAGGCCACGCACACCCCCTCCCTGCTCTACCTCGTGCTGCTGCTGCACGACATCGGCAAGAGCCGGGGCATTTCCGACCACGCCGCCAATGGGGCCGAAATGGCGGTGGAAATTCTTGCCCGCCTGCAGGTCGTGCCCGACATGCGTGAGAAAATTCGCGCGCTTATCACGCAGCACCTGGAGATGGCACGGTTCTGGCAGAGGTATGATGTCGATGACCCACGGTCCATCGCAGCCTTCAAAGAGCTGGTCGAGGATAGCCAGCAACTGCGCTACCTCTACGCCATGACCTACTGCGATGCCCGCGGAACGACACCTGAACTCTGGAACAGCTACAAGGACGCCTTGCACACGCAGCTCTATCAAGCTTCCCTCCGCGCATTCGGCCACTCCACTGGAGTCGGCTCTTCGGCAACTATGACCACCAAGGAAACCATCATCGAGCAGCTGCCCGACCTCTCCGAAGAGGAGATCGAGGCCCACTACAACCTGCTGCCCGAGCGCTACTTTGTCTCGACGGTGGCCGAGGAGATTGGCCTGCACCTCCGGATGGTGCACAAGCTCCTCCACAACATCGCCGAAGCCGACTCACTCGGCTCGCTGGTGCCGGTGATCGAATGGCAGGACGACGTGAACCTCGGCATGTCGGTCGTCCAGGTGGTCACGTGGGACCGCGCGGGCCTCTTCTACAAGCTGGCCGGCGCCTTCAGCGTCGCAGGCCTCAGCATCATCAGCTCGAAGGCCCTGACCCGTGCCGACCACATCACGATCGACACCTTCTACGTCTGCGAGCCCGACGGCGGCATCGTCCGCGACCCCGACGCCAAGCGCATCTTCCAGAAAAACCTGGAGGAAGCCCTGCTCAGCAACGTCGACCTGATGCCCCGCATCGAAAAGCTGGCCAAGGAGCACCAGCGCAACTCTTACCTGCGCCGCAACGAACGCCTCCGCGCCCCCCTGCCCCCGCGGGTGGACGTGTATCACGAGTTGAACCTGCGCCGCACCATCATCGAAGTGCAGGCTACCGACGTGATCGGCCTGCTCTACCGCCTCTCCAAAGCCATTTACGACCACGGCTTCGACATCACCTTCGCCCGGATCTCGACCGAGCGCAACGTGGCCGTCGATACCTTCTACATCGAGCCCGCCTCCTACCAACGCACGAGCAACAGCGAAAATTTGCTGGCCCTCCGCACGCGCCTCAACGAGATTGTGGAATCGATCAGCGGTATGGAAGACGTTCTCTAG
- a CDS encoding DUF2145 domain-containing protein, with translation MPPAIALQPRARLRSGAFLTSVLVWCFCLLWAATEAWAGSEEATNDAQFHAPTEIAAWHAQVTQTLEGEGVRAAIIARSGRPRTKLPAGLLYVHSALLVHEPAQAADGTITEGWFVYQLFRDADDKHHSHLSIQPLETFLAGSYEPDVGVLVPVPELQGPLIDAMRAHGQALHRPSYHLLANPHRTEFDNCNTWLLRIMFVALYQTTDEARLQAKLEAYFEPDVIELGFWYRVGGNLGNLLEYEDKGPNGYQTVTYRSFSQFLTKHRLLAGQHTFAITDPE, from the coding sequence ATGCCACCAGCAATAGCCCTTCAACCGCGCGCCCGGCTTCGGTCGGGCGCGTTTCTCACCAGCGTGCTCGTCTGGTGCTTCTGCCTGCTCTGGGCTGCCACCGAGGCTTGGGCAGGCTCCGAAGAGGCAACCAACGACGCACAATTCCACGCTCCCACCGAAATCGCCGCCTGGCACGCACAAGTGACACAAACGCTGGAAGGGGAGGGCGTCCGCGCCGCGATCATCGCCCGCAGCGGCCGACCGCGCACCAAGCTGCCGGCGGGTCTGCTGTACGTCCACTCGGCGCTGCTCGTTCACGAGCCCGCGCAAGCTGCCGACGGCACGATCACTGAAGGGTGGTTCGTCTACCAGCTCTTCCGCGATGCTGACGACAAGCACCACAGCCACCTCTCGATTCAGCCGCTGGAGACTTTCCTTGCCGGCTCTTACGAGCCTGATGTGGGTGTGCTGGTACCGGTCCCCGAGCTGCAAGGCCCCTTGATCGACGCCATGCGGGCGCACGGGCAGGCGCTGCACCGCCCCAGCTATCACCTGCTTGCCAACCCCCACCGCACCGAGTTCGACAACTGCAACACCTGGCTGCTGCGCATCATGTTTGTCGCGCTCTACCAAACGACCGACGAGGCGCGCTTGCAGGCCAAGCTGGAGGCCTACTTCGAGCCCGATGTGATTGAGCTGGGTTTCTGGTACCGCGTGGGCGGCAATTTGGGCAACCTGCTGGAGTACGAGGACAAGGGCCCCAACGGGTATCAGACTGTCACCTATCGCAGCTTCTCGCAATTTTTGACAAAACACCGTTTGTTAGCGGGGCAACATACCTTTGCCATAACCGACCCGGAGTAG
- a CDS encoding PEP-CTERM sorting domain-containing protein (PEP-CTERM proteins occur, often in large numbers, in the proteomes of bacteria that also encode an exosortase, a predicted intramembrane cysteine proteinase. The presence of a PEP-CTERM domain at a protein's C-terminus predicts cleavage within the sorting domain, followed by covalent anchoring to some some component of the (usually Gram-negative) cell surface. Many PEP-CTERM proteins exhibit an unusual sequence composition that includes large numbers of potential glycosylation sites. Expression of one such protein has been shown restore the ability of a bacterium to form floc, a type of biofilm.), producing MKNTLQTRSRWALLGLFAWVASAAQASLMLVDYTLPGLQDTVAWESPDLSNANTTLAPTFGTGTIAPVSPGYQASAGFYSWQGNFGATVTKTSSFDMSNVVFQLAMMANPDYTTAEILNFDGSYIPGFDMQAGYTGGPTLSFNGGSQGIQATLAEVVNGPDLTNIGGFEGELASYAWQWDLSGITETITSISITAPIIAHQSTIEARLDVSSSYSSIAAVPEPQTYALLAGTAVLGFAFYRRRKAA from the coding sequence ATGAAAAACACCCTCCAAACTCGCTCGCGCTGGGCTCTGCTCGGCCTCTTCGCCTGGGTGGCCTCTGCCGCCCAAGCCTCTCTCATGCTCGTCGACTACACGCTGCCCGGTCTACAAGACACCGTGGCGTGGGAAAGCCCCGACCTGAGCAACGCCAACACGACGCTGGCCCCGACTTTCGGCACCGGCACGATCGCCCCGGTCTCGCCCGGCTATCAGGCCTCCGCCGGCTTTTACAGCTGGCAGGGGAACTTCGGCGCCACCGTCACGAAGACCTCGTCGTTCGACATGAGCAACGTCGTCTTCCAGCTCGCGATGATGGCCAACCCCGACTACACGACGGCGGAGATTCTCAACTTCGACGGTAGCTACATCCCCGGCTTCGACATGCAGGCCGGCTACACCGGCGGGCCCACCCTGAGCTTCAACGGCGGCTCGCAAGGCATTCAGGCCACGCTCGCCGAAGTGGTGAATGGCCCGGATCTGACCAATATCGGCGGCTTTGAGGGCGAACTCGCCTCCTATGCCTGGCAGTGGGACCTCTCGGGCATCACCGAGACGATCACCTCGATCAGCATCACTGCACCGATCATCGCCCACCAGTCGACGATCGAAGCCCGTCTCGACGTCAGCAGCAGCTACTCCAGCATCGCCGCCGTGCCCGAGCCGCAAACTTACGCCTTGCTCGCCGGTACCGCTGTGCTCGGCTTTGCCTTCTATCGCCGCCGCAAGGCCGCGTAG
- a CDS encoding PilT/PilU family type 4a pilus ATPase → MSVAAGDNADIVTFAELLLEYTITDDFDLVQEILDEAAKQDWSKLPPSNPFDAPPAFAKPTLPSRARQLPDYPTAEAPPAPPEPPVFAPEPEQAPAPEPEPAKPRISLRSEAKPKGGDSFLDEIAGLVEQINSAPPSGPRATGGSGAGGGGTYGNAPGGGGPGAHSGGTSAPSPEAAESPAAPKGPRPAEYLVPTAGVQAAWPRFDQLERVPPDQLGKHFVGLLIAATRDGASDVHLCAEARPFVREQGKIRYLADKPVSARLVANLIRSGLSPAQWQHFQSAHDFDFALALDNGMRFRTNLMVHKDGYQGVFRTVQARIPTLEELGFQDAERIRKLLSYHNGLILVTGPLGSGKTTTLAAMVRELNERRQDHLITLEEPIENVFPSRQCQITQRSVGPHTESFKRALKGALRQDPDIIVIGEMRDLETIEMAISASETGHLVIGTMHTSDSATTLNRLLDVFPPAQQSQIRAMVAESLRGIVCQRLLPAKSGGVALASELLLRNMAVSVLIREGKTQNLANVMETGKREGMRLMDASILQLWREGRIADEVALANIRNRMLAREIQGGGAPAASGSEDDFGSLSSLNQENAPKKRGLFR, encoded by the coding sequence TTGTCCGTCGCGGCAGGCGACAATGCCGACATCGTGACGTTTGCCGAGCTGCTGCTGGAATACACGATCACCGACGATTTCGACCTCGTGCAAGAGATCCTCGACGAGGCGGCCAAGCAGGACTGGAGCAAGCTGCCGCCCTCGAACCCTTTCGACGCACCGCCAGCGTTCGCCAAGCCCACCCTGCCGTCCCGCGCGCGTCAGTTGCCAGACTACCCGACGGCGGAGGCACCTCCTGCGCCGCCCGAACCCCCTGTTTTTGCACCTGAGCCCGAGCAGGCACCTGCACCGGAGCCTGAGCCCGCCAAGCCGCGCATCAGCCTGCGCTCGGAAGCCAAGCCGAAGGGCGGCGATTCGTTCCTCGACGAGATTGCGGGTCTGGTTGAGCAGATCAACAGCGCACCCCCCAGCGGCCCCCGTGCAACCGGCGGCAGTGGTGCGGGAGGAGGAGGCACTTACGGCAATGCGCCCGGTGGAGGTGGCCCCGGCGCCCATAGCGGCGGCACGAGCGCTCCCTCGCCCGAAGCAGCGGAGTCTCCTGCCGCGCCTAAAGGCCCACGCCCAGCCGAGTATCTGGTGCCCACCGCTGGCGTGCAGGCCGCCTGGCCCCGCTTCGACCAACTGGAGCGCGTGCCGCCCGACCAACTGGGTAAACACTTTGTGGGCCTCCTGATCGCGGCCACCCGCGACGGTGCCAGCGATGTGCACCTGTGTGCGGAGGCCCGCCCCTTTGTCCGCGAGCAAGGCAAGATCCGCTATCTGGCGGACAAGCCGGTCAGCGCCCGGTTGGTGGCCAACCTGATTCGCAGCGGCCTCAGCCCGGCCCAGTGGCAGCACTTCCAGAGCGCTCACGATTTCGACTTTGCCCTCGCGCTCGACAACGGGATGCGCTTTCGCACCAACCTCATGGTGCACAAGGACGGCTATCAAGGCGTCTTCCGCACCGTGCAGGCCCGGATCCCCACGCTGGAGGAGCTGGGCTTTCAAGACGCGGAGCGCATCCGCAAGCTGCTGTCTTACCACAACGGCCTGATCCTCGTCACCGGCCCGCTCGGCAGCGGCAAGACGACCACGCTCGCCGCGATGGTCCGCGAGCTCAACGAGCGACGGCAGGACCACTTGATTACGCTGGAGGAGCCGATTGAAAACGTCTTCCCGTCCCGGCAGTGCCAGATCACGCAGCGCAGCGTGGGGCCGCACACCGAGAGCTTCAAGCGCGCGCTGAAGGGTGCGCTGCGGCAAGACCCGGACATCATCGTGATCGGCGAGATGCGCGACCTGGAAACCATCGAGATGGCCATCAGCGCCTCCGAGACCGGGCACCTTGTGATCGGCACCATGCACACGAGCGACTCCGCCACGACGCTCAACCGCCTGCTCGATGTGTTCCCACCGGCCCAGCAGTCGCAGATCCGCGCCATGGTGGCCGAGTCGCTGCGCGGCATCGTCTGCCAGCGCCTGCTGCCCGCCAAGAGCGGCGGCGTGGCCCTCGCCAGCGAATTACTGCTGCGCAACATGGCCGTCTCCGTGCTCATCCGCGAAGGCAAGACGCAAAACCTCGCGAACGTGATGGAGACGGGCAAGCGCGAGGGCATGCGCCTGATGGACGCCTCGATCCTGCAACTGTGGCGCGAAGGCCGCATCGCCGATGAGGTGGCGCTGGCCAATATCCGCAACCGCATGCTCGCCCGCGAGATCCAGGGCGGAGGTGCACCGGCGGCCAGTGGCAGCGAAGACGATTTCGGCTCGCTCAGCAGCCTGAACCAGGAAAACGCACCCAAGAAGCGCGGCCTCTTCCGCTGA
- a CDS encoding putative glycolipid-binding domain-containing protein, whose translation MNHPTEVLFWQRVDTPGLERLTLHTSAEGVCVESTILCAQEGGFRLDHRWQLDTEWRSQCLEVQKWTTTRHTQLKIERQGYDWHIDGTLRTELEGAEDLDLSATPFSNTLPIRRMMAEQRSSLTFDACYVDVESMSVGRSRQRYERLGPARFRYIDLGLFAGFMAELEVDPEGLIERYQHLFERVKKGPPAPRGYDRYGSKASLSADFI comes from the coding sequence ATGAATCACCCTACCGAGGTCCTCTTCTGGCAGAGAGTGGACACCCCCGGACTGGAGCGCCTGACGCTCCATACATCTGCCGAAGGCGTGTGCGTGGAGTCCACGATTCTCTGCGCGCAAGAAGGCGGTTTTCGCCTCGACCATCGCTGGCAACTCGATACCGAATGGCGCTCGCAGTGCCTGGAGGTGCAAAAATGGACGACCACCCGCCACACGCAGCTCAAGATCGAGCGACAGGGCTATGACTGGCACATCGACGGCACGTTGCGCACGGAGCTGGAGGGGGCCGAGGATCTGGATCTGTCGGCCACGCCCTTCAGCAATACGCTCCCCATCCGCCGCATGATGGCCGAGCAGCGTTCCAGCCTCACCTTCGACGCGTGTTATGTGGATGTCGAGAGCATGTCGGTGGGGCGCTCGCGCCAACGCTACGAACGCCTCGGCCCGGCGCGCTTCCGTTACATCGACCTGGGGCTCTTTGCCGGGTTCATGGCGGAGCTGGAAGTCGACCCAGAGGGCCTGATCGAGCGCTACCAGCACCTCTTCGAACGGGTCAAGAAAGGCCCGCCCGCCCCGCGTGGTTACGACAGGTATGGCTCGAAGGCTTCCTTGTCGGCCGACTTCATATAG
- a CDS encoding GAF domain-containing protein, with protein MLARDMAETDIIDSLYRITSLVNQTQDPHEALELVVDEIMLVIPCHSAAIELINPESRELEIEVTRNFPVDAKQTILRMGEGVTGWVALHAKPLLIPDVRLDPRYVEVKPETLSEMAVPILAENGECIGVVNCDSEHLNAFAEQDLKVLSLLTNEAARVLNRLWLIKKLAQKADQLEALINTARSIVKKRELPEVLKSVVAEARELMGCRICSLFLLEEDGVTLTLRAIAGLPGRRYTEKIGIGDSAIGTAIRRHKQIEVTDLRRTEEHHFVSLIQSENLVSMLSCPIEYEKEVIGVLNAYTDRPHRFNNEEKRLCQTLASMAAVAIQNVRLYARIFRQEDNLRRNEKLTTLGLLSAEIAHEIRNPLTVIRLLFESLDLQFEGTDPRAKDVAIIGEKIDQLESIVSKVLSFGKSRENMRARYDLHQLVEDTLLLVRMKLQQGGIDPRFHRLPDQEVLVEVNKGQIQQAVLNLLINAMHAMPEGGKIEVWVHHEQRDQQHVAVIDIADTGKGVPEGIRERIFDNFLTGRRGGTGLGLAIVKRIMQSHNGDVELLTTSNKGTTMRLWLPLAKAV; from the coding sequence ATGCTCGCGCGAGATATGGCCGAGACGGATATCATTGATTCGCTGTACCGGATCACGAGCCTCGTCAACCAGACCCAGGACCCCCACGAGGCCCTGGAGCTCGTGGTCGACGAGATCATGCTCGTCATCCCCTGCCACAGTGCCGCCATCGAGCTGATCAACCCGGAATCCCGGGAGCTCGAAATCGAAGTGACGCGGAATTTCCCCGTCGACGCCAAGCAGACCATCCTGCGCATGGGCGAAGGCGTGACCGGCTGGGTGGCCCTGCACGCCAAGCCGCTGCTCATCCCCGACGTGCGGCTCGACCCGCGCTACGTGGAGGTGAAGCCCGAGACGCTCAGCGAGATGGCCGTGCCCATCCTGGCCGAAAACGGCGAGTGCATCGGCGTCGTCAACTGCGACAGCGAACACCTCAACGCCTTTGCCGAGCAAGACCTCAAGGTCCTCAGCCTGCTCACCAACGAGGCCGCCCGCGTGCTCAACCGCCTGTGGCTGATCAAGAAGCTCGCCCAAAAGGCCGACCAGCTCGAAGCCCTCATCAACACCGCGCGCTCGATCGTGAAAAAGCGCGAGCTGCCCGAAGTGCTCAAGAGCGTGGTGGCCGAGGCGCGCGAACTCATGGGCTGCCGCATCTGCTCCCTCTTCCTGCTCGAAGAAGACGGCGTCACCCTCACCCTGCGCGCCATTGCCGGCCTGCCGGGCCGCCGCTACACCGAGAAGATCGGCATTGGCGACTCCGCCATCGGCACCGCCATCCGCCGGCACAAGCAGATCGAAGTCACCGATCTGCGCCGCACGGAAGAGCACCACTTCGTCAGCCTCATCCAGAGCGAAAACCTCGTCTCGATGCTCTCCTGCCCCATCGAGTACGAGAAGGAAGTCATCGGCGTGCTCAACGCCTATACCGACCGGCCCCACCGCTTTAACAACGAAGAGAAGCGCCTCTGCCAGACGCTCGCCAGTATGGCCGCCGTCGCGATCCAGAACGTCCGCCTCTACGCCCGCATCTTCCGTCAGGAAGACAACCTGCGCCGCAACGAAAAGCTGACCACTCTGGGCCTGCTCTCGGCCGAGATCGCCCACGAGATCCGCAACCCCTTGACCGTCATCCGCCTGCTTTTCGAGAGCCTCGACCTCCAGTTCGAAGGCACCGACCCGCGCGCCAAAGACGTGGCCATCATCGGCGAAAAGATCGACCAGCTCGAAAGCATCGTCTCCAAGGTGCTCAGCTTCGGCAAGTCGCGCGAAAACATGCGCGCCCGCTACGACCTGCATCAACTGGTGGAAGATACCCTCTTGCTCGTGCGCATGAAGCTGCAGCAGGGCGGCATCGACCCACGCTTCCACCGCCTGCCCGACCAGGAAGTGCTGGTAGAAGTCAACAAAGGCCAGATCCAGCAGGCCGTGCTCAACCTCCTGATCAACGCCATGCACGCCATGCCCGAAGGCGGCAAGATCGAGGTGTGGGTGCACCACGAGCAGCGCGACCAGCAGCACGTGGCCGTGATCGACATCGCCGACACCGGCAAAGGCGTGCCCGAGGGCATCCGCGAGCGCATCTTCGACAACTTCCTCACTGGCCGCCGCGGCGGCACCGGCCTCGGCCTCGCCATCGTCAAACGCATCATGCAAAGCCACAACGGCGACGTGGAGCTGCTCACCACGAGCAACAAAGGCACCACCATGCGCCTCTGGCTCCCGCTGGCCAAGGCGGTGTAG
- a CDS encoding DUF6314 family protein → MSPTDPALDLLWSRLAAVRRFRFDARNGPGSQTDWSGSGVGTVAVSAENGWLFAESGTYTTPHGHQLPMRNTYHWQREGQGIRLSHRRFQQPVYLFTLQTVDATGRRWQTDEPHLCGADLYQATLLVEDAALKLDWTIVGPKKNEALAYVYE, encoded by the coding sequence ATGAGCCCGACCGACCCTGCCCTCGACCTGCTCTGGAGCCGCCTCGCGGCGGTGCGGCGTTTCCGCTTCGATGCCCGCAACGGCCCGGGTTCGCAGACCGACTGGAGCGGCTCGGGCGTGGGCACCGTGGCTGTGTCGGCCGAAAACGGCTGGCTTTTTGCCGAGAGCGGCACCTACACCACGCCCCACGGCCACCAGCTGCCGATGCGCAACACCTACCACTGGCAGCGCGAGGGGCAAGGCATCCGGCTCAGCCATCGGCGCTTTCAGCAACCCGTCTACCTCTTTACCCTGCAGACAGTCGATGCAACGGGCCGGCGTTGGCAGACGGACGAGCCTCACTTGTGCGGGGCAGACCTCTATCAGGCCACTCTACTTGTAGAGGACGCCGCGCTGAAGCTGGACTGGACCATCGTCGGGCCGAAGAAAAACGAGGCGCTGGCGTATGTATACGAGTAG
- a CDS encoding PilT/PilU family type 4a pilus ATPase gives MAAIDQLLQQMLADGGSDLHLSVGMPPKIRASGSIAPLKGQGELTGPVMEKLLSEITSGERWNQFRAQKDFDLAYEIPGVARFRGSYLFNHWGMGAVFRQIPAKILSFDTLKLPEVLRSVCGYREGLVLVTGPTGSGKSTTLAAMIDYINDNFEKHIITIEDPIEFVHPRKKSVIVHREVGEHSGSFANALKGAMRAGPDILLVGEMRDLETIRLALNCASMGMLVFGTLHTNNAPKTVDRIIDAFPADEQPQIRVMLASCLSCVVSQLLCKKVGGGRVAAHEILLRHDALPNTIRTGSISNIRGIIEGSSAEGMCLMDNSLLKLLRAGTITGEEAYMKSADKEAFEPYLS, from the coding sequence ATGGCAGCCATCGACCAACTCCTCCAGCAGATGCTCGCCGACGGCGGCTCCGACCTGCACCTGAGCGTGGGCATGCCGCCCAAGATCCGCGCCTCCGGCAGCATCGCCCCCCTCAAGGGCCAGGGTGAGCTGACCGGGCCCGTGATGGAAAAGCTGCTCAGCGAGATCACCAGCGGCGAACGTTGGAACCAATTCCGCGCGCAGAAAGACTTCGACCTCGCCTACGAGATTCCCGGCGTGGCGCGCTTCCGGGGCAGCTACCTCTTCAACCACTGGGGCATGGGCGCGGTGTTTCGCCAGATCCCGGCCAAGATCCTGTCGTTCGACACGTTGAAGCTGCCCGAAGTGCTGCGCAGCGTCTGCGGCTACCGCGAAGGCCTCGTGCTCGTGACCGGCCCCACCGGCTCCGGCAAGTCGACCACGCTCGCGGCGATGATCGACTATATCAACGACAACTTCGAGAAGCACATCATCACGATCGAAGACCCGATCGAGTTCGTGCACCCGCGCAAAAAGTCGGTCATTGTGCATCGTGAGGTGGGCGAGCACAGCGGCTCGTTTGCCAATGCGCTGAAAGGGGCCATGCGCGCCGGCCCCGACATCCTGCTCGTGGGCGAAATGCGTGACTTGGAGACGATCCGCCTCGCGCTCAACTGCGCCTCCATGGGCATGCTCGTCTTCGGCACTTTGCACACCAACAACGCGCCCAAGACGGTCGACCGCATCATCGACGCCTTCCCGGCAGACGAGCAGCCGCAGATCCGCGTGATGCTCGCCAGTTGCCTGAGCTGCGTCGTCTCGCAGCTGCTCTGCAAAAAGGTGGGCGGCGGGCGGGTGGCCGCGCACGAGATCCTGCTGCGCCACGACGCGCTGCCCAACACGATCCGCACCGGCAGCATTTCCAACATCCGGGGCATCATCGAAGGCAGCTCCGCCGAAGGCATGTGCCTGATGGACAATTCTTTGCTCAAGCTCCTGCGCGCCGGCACCATCACCGGCGAAGAAGCCTATATGAAGTCGGCCGACAAGGAAGCCTTCGAGCCATACCTGTCGTAA